The Alteriqipengyuania halimionae genome contains a region encoding:
- a CDS encoding AtpZ/AtpI family protein, whose translation MSDDKPAREHLEEDARVDALEARLRAAESREELRNRKQSSGADANYRSGNRVLADLLGGILGGAVIGWAVGYFTNTNPWALLVGLFLGIVVAFRNIIRAASVRPDE comes from the coding sequence ATGAGCGACGACAAGCCCGCACGGGAACACCTTGAGGAGGATGCGCGAGTCGACGCGCTCGAAGCGCGGCTTAGAGCCGCCGAGAGCCGCGAAGAATTGCGCAACCGCAAGCAATCCTCGGGCGCCGACGCGAATTATCGCAGCGGCAACCGGGTGCTCGCGGATCTCCTTGGAGGGATTCTCGGTGGAGCGGTGATCGGGTGGGCCGTAGGCTATTTCACGAACACCAATCCCTGGGCCCTGCTGGTCGGCCTGTTCCTCGGAATAGTGGTCGCCTTCAGGAACATCATCCGCGCGGCAAGTGTGCGCCCCGATGAATGA
- a CDS encoding YdbL family protein yields MIRKTLITAAAIGSMMAIGGTAQAMQDRDPAYEAARASGKVGEKVDGYLGIVGQSTPELERIVADINMRRRAVYTQRARAEQATINEYAIAAGCKLILRTSPGEKYQAPDGSWQTRTQDRPVLLPQCPKN; encoded by the coding sequence ATGATTCGCAAGACACTGATTACCGCCGCAGCCATCGGTTCGATGATGGCGATAGGCGGCACCGCGCAGGCGATGCAGGACCGCGATCCGGCTTACGAAGCCGCGCGTGCTTCGGGCAAGGTCGGCGAGAAGGTCGATGGCTATCTCGGCATCGTCGGCCAGTCGACGCCGGAACTCGAGCGGATCGTCGCCGATATCAATATGCGCCGCCGTGCGGTTTATACCCAGCGCGCTCGCGCCGAACAGGCAACGATCAACGAATATGCGATCGCCGCCGGGTGCAAGCTGATCCTGCGCACGTCGCCTGGAGAAAAGTACCAGGCGCCCGATGGCAGCTGGCAAACCCGCACCCAGGACCGTCCGGTGCTGCTGCCGCAGTGCCCGAAGAACTGA
- a CDS encoding YnbE family lipoprotein, with product MISSKYVALLGLSAIAAGLGGCISVDTPTEPIVIELNINIRQEVIYRLAADAEDAIDENADIF from the coding sequence ATGATTTCGTCGAAATACGTTGCTCTGTTGGGCTTGTCTGCGATCGCGGCAGGGCTGGGCGGGTGCATCTCGGTCGATACGCCTACCGAACCGATCGTGATCGAACTCAATATCAACATCCGGCAGGAAGTGATCTATCGCCTTGCCGCCGATGCCGAAGACGCGATCGACGAGAATGCCGATATATTCTGA
- a CDS encoding intermembrane phospholipid transport protein YdbH family protein: MAEGQTEAKDVKPSPSARRGGFWRRVFPWIAIVVFVVIGFAWSQRVEIADDLIAGELEKQGIPATYEIERIGGQRQVLRNVVIGDPERPDATVERVEVQLGWSFAGPSVRSVTLEKPRIFGRFTDAGLSFGTLDPILFKESAPDAPPSLPDLDVRIVDGRARVASPYGVLGLALDGSGNPSDGFEGQVAALVPDLRFEGCLADRASFFGKVTTSDSAPHLDGPLRLRALECADRDVALASLDAELDAQFPATFDAAEGTVSLTGGEGRYADYAAQGIEGDITFTLDRSAATADYDLALVGLDTPQAEVGRLASEGVLRLRDDYARMEWSGEFDGSNLRPGAALDRALAGFGSGASETPIAPLAAKLRAALQRQAQGSSLAGAFTVRRADGGIRVIVPQARWRNRSGALLAEADRLRWADGGGIAGSFRTGGPDMPRIAGTLETTGRGAATYRIEMAPYEARGASLALPDLRIEQAASGRLVARGDVRLSGPLPGGRAENLAFPIDAVVSPDGAFSAFSRCTPFRFDSLEYANLALDGRELTLCPPSSGSIVRGGGGGPLRIVAGAPSLALSGRLGGTPIAIESGPVGLAWPGVVRASSLAVHLGEQGSGADFVLSDVDAQLGGEEIAGTFADTEAKLVAVPLDIANARGNWRYAGGRLILSDATFLLSDRNDPERFYPLDATEGQLTLENSTILAEANLRDRDTQRVVAALDVVHDLTTASGRADLDTDGLLFDGELQPQDITYLAKGVISLVDGRIDGDGWVLWGEGGLTSGGEYSTADLDFAAPFGPVEGASGSLVFTDLLGFETAPGQTFQVRSINPGIEVRDGQVTLALREGFEIDIEEGRWPFMGGSLELMPTRVSFGEGTVRNFTLIVTGLEAAQFVEQFDLANISATGTFDGAMPLVFDKDGGRIVDGRLTSRPPGGNLSYVGELTYEDLSTMANLAFNILRSLDYSKMRITMDGELTGEIVTRVQTEGVRQGEGAERNLITKSLEGVPIELNININAQFYGLIAMLKSFYDPTLIRDARSLGLIDEDGNILAREVRNPPAEVDPEDIQPSESEDKP, translated from the coding sequence ATGGCCGAGGGGCAGACAGAAGCGAAAGACGTCAAACCATCGCCATCGGCACGGCGGGGCGGTTTCTGGCGTCGCGTGTTCCCCTGGATCGCAATTGTCGTGTTCGTGGTGATCGGCTTCGCCTGGTCGCAACGTGTCGAGATTGCCGACGATCTGATCGCCGGAGAGCTCGAAAAGCAGGGCATCCCGGCGACCTACGAGATCGAGCGGATCGGCGGGCAGCGGCAGGTTTTGCGCAATGTCGTGATCGGCGATCCCGAACGCCCCGATGCTACGGTCGAACGCGTCGAGGTGCAGCTTGGCTGGAGCTTCGCCGGGCCGAGCGTGCGCTCGGTCACGCTGGAAAAGCCGCGCATTTTCGGGCGGTTCACCGATGCCGGGCTGAGCTTTGGCACGCTCGATCCGATCCTGTTCAAGGAGAGCGCACCCGATGCGCCTCCGTCGCTGCCCGATCTCGACGTCCGCATCGTGGACGGTCGCGCGCGGGTCGCCTCGCCCTACGGTGTGCTGGGGCTGGCGCTCGACGGCAGCGGCAATCCGAGCGACGGGTTCGAAGGGCAAGTCGCGGCGCTGGTGCCGGACCTTCGGTTCGAGGGATGCTTGGCCGATCGCGCAAGCTTCTTCGGCAAGGTTACGACCTCCGACAGCGCCCCGCATCTCGACGGACCGCTGCGCCTGCGCGCGCTCGAGTGCGCGGATCGCGATGTCGCGCTGGCCTCGCTCGACGCCGAACTCGACGCGCAGTTTCCCGCCACGTTCGATGCGGCAGAAGGCACGGTCTCGCTGACCGGCGGCGAGGGGCGCTACGCCGATTACGCAGCCCAGGGGATCGAGGGCGATATCACCTTCACCCTCGACCGCAGTGCAGCAACCGCTGATTACGACCTCGCGCTGGTCGGCCTCGATACGCCGCAGGCAGAGGTCGGCCGGCTCGCGAGCGAAGGCGTCCTTCGCCTGCGCGACGATTATGCGCGAATGGAATGGAGCGGCGAATTCGACGGCAGCAATCTGCGCCCAGGCGCCGCGCTCGATCGGGCGCTGGCGGGCTTCGGGAGCGGTGCCAGCGAAACGCCGATCGCGCCGCTGGCGGCCAAACTGCGCGCGGCCCTGCAGCGTCAGGCACAGGGAAGCAGTCTTGCCGGGGCGTTCACCGTCAGGCGTGCCGATGGCGGCATCCGCGTGATTGTGCCGCAGGCGCGCTGGCGCAATCGCAGCGGCGCGCTGCTGGCCGAAGCGGACCGATTGCGCTGGGCCGATGGTGGAGGGATCGCCGGCTCGTTCCGCACTGGCGGTCCCGATATGCCGCGCATCGCCGGTACGTTGGAAACCACCGGGCGCGGGGCGGCGACATATCGCATCGAGATGGCGCCTTACGAAGCGCGCGGCGCCAGCCTTGCCTTGCCCGATTTGAGGATCGAGCAAGCGGCGTCGGGCCGTCTCGTCGCGCGCGGCGATGTACGCTTGAGCGGGCCGCTGCCCGGCGGACGGGCGGAAAATCTCGCGTTCCCGATCGACGCCGTGGTCTCGCCGGATGGTGCCTTCAGCGCGTTTTCCCGGTGCACGCCGTTCCGGTTCGATAGTCTCGAATACGCCAATCTGGCGCTCGACGGACGCGAGCTGACGCTGTGCCCACCGAGCAGCGGATCGATCGTCCGAGGTGGCGGTGGCGGGCCGTTGCGAATCGTTGCGGGTGCGCCCTCGCTGGCATTGAGCGGGCGGCTCGGCGGCACGCCGATTGCGATCGAATCGGGCCCGGTCGGTCTGGCATGGCCCGGTGTGGTGCGCGCAAGCAGTCTGGCCGTGCATCTCGGCGAGCAAGGCAGCGGCGCGGATTTCGTGCTCTCGGATGTCGATGCGCAGCTGGGCGGAGAAGAGATCGCCGGAACCTTTGCCGATACGGAGGCCAAACTTGTCGCGGTTCCGCTCGACATCGCCAATGCGCGCGGAAACTGGCGCTATGCAGGTGGCCGGTTGATACTCTCCGATGCCACCTTCCTGCTCTCCGATCGCAACGATCCGGAGCGCTTCTACCCGCTCGACGCGACCGAAGGCCAGCTGACGCTCGAGAACAGCACGATCCTCGCCGAAGCGAATCTGCGCGATCGAGATACGCAGCGCGTGGTCGCCGCGCTCGATGTCGTGCACGATCTTACCACTGCCTCGGGCCGCGCCGATCTCGACACCGACGGCTTGCTGTTCGACGGCGAGCTGCAGCCGCAGGACATCACCTATCTCGCCAAGGGCGTGATCAGCCTGGTGGATGGCCGGATCGACGGCGATGGCTGGGTCCTCTGGGGTGAGGGCGGGCTTACCAGCGGCGGCGAATATTCCACCGCCGATCTCGATTTCGCGGCCCCCTTCGGCCCGGTCGAGGGCGCGTCGGGCTCGCTCGTCTTCACCGATTTGCTCGGCTTCGAAACCGCGCCGGGACAGACATTCCAGGTCCGCTCGATCAATCCGGGGATCGAGGTGCGCGACGGGCAGGTCACGCTGGCACTGCGCGAGGGCTTCGAGATCGATATCGAGGAGGGGCGCTGGCCGTTCATGGGCGGATCGCTCGAGCTGATGCCAACGCGTGTGAGCTTCGGTGAAGGCACGGTGCGCAATTTCACGCTGATCGTTACGGGGCTCGAGGCGGCGCAATTCGTCGAACAGTTCGATCTCGCCAATATCAGCGCTACCGGCACCTTCGACGGGGCGATGCCACTGGTCTTCGACAAGGACGGCGGTCGGATCGTCGACGGGCGGCTCACCTCGCGGCCGCCGGGCGGCAATCTCTCCTATGTCGGCGAATTGACCTACGAAGATCTGTCGACGATGGCGAACCTCGCCTTCAATATACTGCGATCGCTCGATTATTCGAAGATGCGGATCACGATGGATGGCGAATTGACCGGCGAAATCGTCACGCGCGTGCAGACCGAAGGCGTCCGCCAGGGCGAAGGCGCCGAACGCAATCTGATCACCAAGAGCCTCGAAGGCGTGCCGATCGAGCTCAACATCAATATCAACGCGCAGTTCTACGGCCTGATCGCGATGCTCAAGAGTTTCTACGACCCGACCCTGATCCGCGATGCGCGGTCGCTCGGCCTGATCGACGAGGATGGCAACATTCTGGCCCGCGAGGTCCGCAACCCGCCGGCCGAGGTCGACCCCGAGGATATTCAGCCTTCCGAAAGCGAGGATAAGCCATGA
- the radC gene encoding RadC family protein, whose amino-acid sequence MGENDATPGSSGRSGHRARLRQKLFEGGAEALADYEVLEYLLATARPRIDTKPIAKSLIARFGSLAAVLNADASALADHPQMGETSAAALKIVALAARRMARAQIAEKPVLGSWQALIDYLHIDMAHLTHERVRVLHLDARNRLILDQHVSDGSVDEAAIHPREVIKRALELGATALILVHNHPSGSPEPSRADIEITRRIAEAGRLLGVTVHDHVIVGREGHASLRAKGLI is encoded by the coding sequence ATGGGTGAAAACGACGCAACACCGGGCTCTTCAGGGCGGAGCGGCCATCGCGCGCGATTGCGGCAAAAGCTGTTCGAGGGCGGGGCCGAAGCGCTCGCCGATTACGAAGTGCTCGAATACCTGCTTGCCACCGCGCGGCCGCGGATCGATACCAAGCCGATCGCCAAATCGCTGATCGCACGCTTCGGCAGCCTTGCCGCCGTGCTCAACGCCGATGCCTCGGCGCTCGCCGATCATCCACAGATGGGCGAGACGAGCGCCGCCGCGCTGAAAATCGTCGCGCTCGCAGCCCGTCGCATGGCGCGCGCGCAGATTGCGGAAAAGCCGGTGCTTGGCAGCTGGCAGGCGCTGATCGATTACCTCCATATCGACATGGCGCACCTCACCCACGAGCGGGTCCGGGTGCTCCACCTCGATGCGCGCAATCGCCTGATCCTCGACCAGCACGTGTCGGACGGATCGGTGGACGAGGCCGCGATCCATCCGCGCGAAGTGATCAAGCGCGCGCTCGAACTGGGCGCGACCGCGTTGATCCTCGTGCACAACCACCCCTCGGGCAGCCCCGAGCCAAGCCGCGCCGACATCGAGATCACCCGCCGCATCGCCGAAGCCGGAAGGCTATTGGGCGTGACCGTGCACGATCACGTCATCGTCGGTCGCGAGGGGCACGCATCCTTGCGCGCGAAGGGGCTGATCTAG
- a CDS encoding DUF3857 domain-containing protein, translating to MKLHELLCATAVVAVCASPAYAGEEVIYEAAPAWVEPVDFDAALAKDEMLVLFDRQVRMEDGVVHDYLDIAYKIETPQALTQLGTVQVPWLPDKGDLFVHNLEIVRDGEVIDLLANGGDFDVLRREQQLESRSLDGMLTATMAIPGLRVGDVLRMRRSTTTRDQALNGEMQVLQGVFAEPAELGFGRMVVTWPEGTAMRYQVTRDVALAEPETVDGYRRLAIEFPVDELDEMPGDAPARYQQASLLQVGTYRSWEEVSAKMAPHFSTEGSITPGGDVAREVASIEAQTDVPLERAALALQVVQDRIAYLLNGLDGGNYLPQQPEQTWELRYGDCKAKSMLLLAMLREMGIKSEAVLVRSQAGDWVREMLPMPGDFDHMIVHATIDGEDYWLDGTNAGIRLSTIGEVPRFFYALPLREGGAELVRMDQRWQDTPDRATRVSIDQSAGFDYPALFDIDVKVQGAMAARFQNIDDTTEEDEITAFASQYASDIVGDNIVFQADIEYDEDTGIARVIAKGLTSTWWDIDRNSATLTPYTSSNGMTFSPDRARREWRDIPYQVGGPLRLTEQVEIRLPEGNADYVLRGTDADAQMVGGSRITRTATLDGNMLRVRSDKAEIPVEIPADEFAVNRRAANKLKSGDYKVRANEGVTRYWEYSPEEVAKRMEGIEDALDQYVALDPDDADRLSLRAGMIGTYTYDYEAAARDLTRAIDEKPSAELYAVRAQTYANAGEWERALDDALYAYDLQGDFAMAAQLADIQAKNGDVEGALALLEEFDLGGDDRVAQAQLRAELEGSAGRADDGFAMIEQILTERPGDAQLLNAKCWHMGTWRYKLDEAEAVCSEAVQTSSYDASVLDSRAMAYYRLGEFDKALKDIDAALSKEPNMAASRYLKGVILSEQGRKKEGREEIAYAKRLAPQVVRQYALYGIEQPE from the coding sequence GTGAAATTGCACGAACTGCTTTGCGCCACCGCCGTCGTGGCCGTTTGCGCCAGCCCTGCCTACGCCGGTGAAGAGGTGATTTACGAGGCTGCGCCAGCCTGGGTGGAGCCGGTGGATTTCGATGCCGCGCTGGCCAAGGACGAGATGCTCGTGCTGTTCGATCGCCAGGTGCGAATGGAAGACGGTGTCGTCCACGATTATCTCGATATCGCCTACAAGATCGAGACGCCGCAGGCGCTGACCCAGCTGGGTACGGTCCAGGTGCCGTGGCTTCCCGACAAGGGCGATCTGTTCGTCCACAATCTCGAGATCGTGCGCGATGGCGAGGTTATCGACCTGCTTGCGAACGGAGGCGATTTCGACGTCCTGCGGCGCGAGCAGCAACTCGAAAGCCGCTCGCTCGACGGGATGCTGACGGCGACGATGGCGATCCCCGGCCTGCGGGTGGGTGACGTATTGCGGATGCGCCGCTCGACGACGACGCGCGACCAGGCGCTCAATGGCGAGATGCAGGTTCTCCAGGGTGTGTTCGCCGAACCCGCCGAACTCGGGTTCGGTCGCATGGTGGTGACCTGGCCCGAAGGCACCGCCATGCGCTATCAGGTCACGCGCGATGTCGCGCTGGCCGAGCCCGAGACGGTCGATGGCTATCGCAGGCTGGCGATCGAATTCCCGGTCGACGAACTCGATGAAATGCCGGGCGACGCACCGGCGCGGTACCAGCAAGCCTCTCTGCTGCAAGTGGGGACCTATCGCAGCTGGGAAGAAGTCTCGGCCAAGATGGCGCCGCATTTCAGCACCGAAGGTTCGATCACGCCGGGCGGCGATGTCGCGCGCGAAGTCGCCTCGATCGAAGCACAGACCGACGTTCCGCTCGAACGCGCCGCCTTAGCGCTGCAGGTCGTGCAGGACCGTATCGCCTACCTGTTGAACGGGCTCGATGGCGGAAATTACCTGCCGCAACAGCCCGAACAGACCTGGGAGCTGCGCTACGGCGACTGCAAGGCGAAATCGATGCTGCTCCTCGCCATGCTGCGCGAAATGGGCATCAAGAGCGAAGCCGTGCTGGTGCGCAGCCAGGCGGGCGACTGGGTACGCGAAATGCTGCCCATGCCGGGCGATTTCGATCACATGATCGTGCACGCCACGATCGATGGGGAAGATTACTGGCTCGATGGGACCAATGCCGGGATTCGCCTCTCGACGATCGGCGAAGTCCCGCGCTTCTTCTACGCGTTGCCGTTGCGCGAAGGCGGGGCCGAGCTGGTCCGGATGGATCAGCGCTGGCAGGATACGCCCGATCGTGCGACCCGGGTTTCGATCGATCAATCGGCCGGGTTCGATTACCCCGCACTGTTCGATATCGATGTGAAGGTGCAGGGCGCGATGGCAGCGCGATTCCAGAACATCGACGATACCACCGAAGAAGATGAAATCACCGCGTTCGCGTCGCAATATGCCAGCGATATCGTGGGCGACAACATCGTCTTCCAGGCCGATATCGAATATGACGAGGACACCGGCATCGCCCGGGTCATCGCCAAGGGCCTGACTTCGACCTGGTGGGATATCGATCGCAACAGCGCGACGCTGACGCCGTACACATCCAGCAACGGGATGACGTTCTCGCCCGATCGCGCGCGCCGCGAATGGCGCGACATTCCCTATCAGGTCGGTGGGCCGCTGCGGCTGACCGAACAGGTCGAGATTCGCCTACCCGAAGGCAATGCCGATTACGTCCTTCGCGGGACCGATGCCGATGCGCAGATGGTGGGCGGATCGCGGATCACGCGGACCGCCACGCTCGATGGCAACATGCTGCGGGTGCGATCGGACAAAGCGGAAATACCGGTCGAAATCCCGGCCGACGAGTTTGCGGTCAATCGCCGTGCGGCGAACAAGCTTAAAAGCGGCGACTACAAGGTCCGCGCCAATGAAGGCGTCACCCGGTATTGGGAATATTCGCCTGAGGAGGTCGCCAAGCGGATGGAAGGGATCGAGGATGCGCTCGATCAGTATGTCGCGCTCGATCCGGACGATGCCGATCGGCTGAGCCTGCGGGCCGGCATGATCGGTACCTATACCTACGATTACGAAGCGGCGGCGCGCGATCTTACCCGTGCGATCGACGAAAAGCCCAGTGCCGAGCTCTATGCGGTTCGCGCCCAGACCTATGCCAATGCCGGTGAGTGGGAGCGTGCGCTCGACGACGCGCTATACGCCTACGATCTCCAGGGCGATTTCGCGATGGCCGCCCAGCTGGCCGATATCCAGGCGAAGAACGGCGATGTCGAGGGCGCGCTTGCCCTGCTTGAGGAATTCGACCTCGGGGGCGACGATCGGGTCGCGCAAGCCCAGCTTCGCGCCGAGCTCGAAGGAAGTGCGGGTCGCGCCGATGATGGATTCGCGATGATCGAGCAGATCCTGACCGAGCGCCCGGGCGACGCCCAGCTGCTCAACGCGAAGTGCTGGCACATGGGCACCTGGCGCTACAAGCTGGACGAGGCCGAAGCGGTCTGCTCCGAGGCGGTGCAGACGTCGAGCTACGACGCCAGCGTGCTCGATAGCCGGGCGATGGCCTATTACCGGCTTGGTGAATTCGACAAGGCATTGAAGGATATCGATGCCGCGTTGAGCAAGGAGCCGAACATGGCGGCGTCGCGCTATCTCAAGGGCGTTATCCTGTCCGAACAGGGGCGGAAGAAGGAAGGGCGCGAAGAAATCGCCTATGCCAAGCGGCTGGCCCCGCAGGTGGTGCGTCAATACGCGCTCTACGGCATCGAACAGCCTGAATAG
- the purB gene encoding adenylosuccinate lyase: MVPRYARPDMTAIWEPEAKYRIWFEIEAHATTKLAELGVVPESAAKALWDWWATNPKIDVDAIDAIEQVTKHDVIAFLTWVAENVGDEARFMHQGMTSSDVLDTTLAVQLMRSADLLIEDMDALLEAIKRRAEEHKYTPTIGRSHGIHAEPVTFGLKLAQAYAEMLRNRERLWDARAEIATCAISGAVGTFANVDPQVEAHVAAEMGLVPEPVSTQVIPRDRHAMFFATLAVVAGSIERIAVEVRHLQRTEVLEAEEYFSPGQKGSSAMPHKRNPILTENLTGQARMIRAYALPALENVALWHERDISHSSVERFIGPDACITLDFALARLTGVIDKLLVYPERMQANLDRMGGLVHSQRVLLALTQNGVSREDAYRLVQRNAMKVWESDGRLSLLDLLKADDEVTAALSDEKLEERFDLDYHFKHVDTIFDRVFADTDDSDD; the protein is encoded by the coding sequence ATGGTCCCCCGTTACGCCCGCCCCGACATGACCGCGATCTGGGAACCGGAGGCGAAATACCGCATCTGGTTCGAGATCGAGGCCCACGCCACCACCAAGCTCGCCGAACTCGGCGTGGTCCCCGAAAGCGCGGCCAAGGCGCTGTGGGACTGGTGGGCCACCAATCCCAAGATCGATGTCGATGCGATCGACGCGATCGAGCAGGTCACTAAGCACGACGTCATCGCCTTCCTCACCTGGGTGGCGGAGAATGTCGGAGACGAAGCGCGCTTCATGCATCAGGGCATGACCAGCTCCGACGTGCTCGACACCACGCTGGCGGTGCAGCTGATGCGGTCGGCCGATCTGTTGATCGAGGACATGGATGCGCTGCTCGAAGCGATCAAGCGCCGTGCCGAGGAACACAAGTACACCCCCACGATCGGCCGCAGCCACGGCATCCACGCAGAGCCGGTGACCTTCGGCCTCAAGCTCGCTCAGGCCTATGCCGAAATGCTGCGCAATCGCGAGCGCCTGTGGGATGCCCGTGCCGAGATCGCGACCTGCGCGATTTCGGGGGCGGTCGGCACCTTCGCGAATGTCGATCCGCAAGTCGAAGCGCATGTTGCCGCCGAAATGGGGCTGGTGCCCGAGCCGGTCTCGACCCAGGTGATCCCGCGCGATCGGCATGCGATGTTCTTCGCCACGCTGGCAGTGGTCGCCGGATCGATCGAGCGGATCGCGGTCGAAGTGCGCCATCTGCAGCGCACCGAAGTGCTCGAAGCGGAGGAGTATTTCTCCCCCGGACAGAAGGGTTCGTCGGCGATGCCGCACAAGCGCAACCCGATCCTGACCGAGAACCTCACCGGCCAGGCGCGCATGATCCGTGCCTATGCCTTGCCCGCACTCGAAAACGTGGCGCTGTGGCACGAGCGCGATATCTCGCACTCCTCGGTCGAGCGGTTCATCGGTCCCGATGCCTGCATCACGCTCGATTTCGCGCTCGCCCGGCTCACCGGTGTGATCGACAAGCTGCTCGTCTATCCCGAGCGCATGCAGGCCAATCTCGACCGGATGGGAGGCCTCGTTCATTCGCAGCGCGTGCTGCTCGCCCTCACCCAGAACGGCGTCAGCCGCGAGGATGCCTACCGCCTCGTCCAGCGCAACGCGATGAAGGTATGGGAATCGGACGGGAGGCTCTCGCTGCTCGACCTGCTCAAGGCCGATGACGAAGTCACGGCGGCGCTCAGCGACGAAAAGCTCGAGGAACGGTTCGACCTCGATTACCACTTCAAGCATGTCGACACGATTTTCGACCGCGTCTTCGCCGACACGGACGACAGCGACGATTGA
- a CDS encoding LapA family protein: MQVVKLVLWALLLVLLVAFSVANWTTTMAGDQISVTIWDGIVWDTRLPAVVVIAFALGLIPMWLIHRGEKWRLKRRINALESAQRANSLNYAREHTETIRDRDGDGIPDSVDPQPDTHADTGEHTPPSPPRTEPI, translated from the coding sequence ATGCAAGTGGTAAAACTGGTTCTCTGGGCGCTCCTGCTGGTGCTGCTGGTCGCCTTTTCGGTTGCCAACTGGACGACGACGATGGCGGGCGACCAGATCAGCGTGACGATCTGGGACGGGATCGTGTGGGATACGCGTCTGCCTGCGGTGGTGGTGATCGCCTTCGCGCTCGGCCTGATCCCGATGTGGCTGATCCATCGCGGCGAGAAATGGCGCCTCAAGCGGCGGATCAATGCGCTCGAAAGCGCGCAGCGTGCCAATTCGCTCAACTACGCGCGCGAGCACACCGAGACGATCCGGGATCGCGACGGCGACGGAATCCCCGATTCGGTCGATCCCCAGCCCGACACCCACGCCGATACCGGCGAACACACCCCGCCTTCCCCTCCGAGGACCGAACCGATCTGA
- the pyrF gene encoding orotidine-5'-phosphate decarboxylase, producing MNHNPVFLALDMPQLDAATALAKKVKGHVGGFKLGLEFFCAHGHHGVHEIAHLGLPIFLDLKLHDIPNTVAGAMHSLHVLEPSIVTVHASGGRAMMEDAKAAAGENTKVVAVTLLTSLDERDMARTGIDGSPHDQVMRLAELAESAGLDGIVCSGAEVGAVHKQWSDGYFVVPGLRPGGKASGDQKRVVTPRQARDDGASVLVVGRPISKAGDPVAAAREIEATL from the coding sequence ATGAACCACAATCCCGTCTTCCTCGCGCTCGACATGCCGCAGCTCGATGCGGCCACCGCCCTGGCCAAGAAGGTCAAGGGACATGTCGGCGGCTTCAAGCTGGGGCTCGAATTCTTCTGCGCGCACGGCCATCACGGCGTACACGAGATTGCGCATCTCGGCCTGCCGATCTTTCTCGATTTGAAACTGCACGACATTCCCAACACCGTGGCGGGCGCGATGCATTCCCTCCACGTGCTCGAACCGTCGATCGTGACGGTGCATGCCAGCGGCGGGCGCGCGATGATGGAAGATGCCAAGGCCGCGGCGGGCGAGAACACCAAGGTGGTCGCCGTCACGCTGCTCACCAGTCTCGACGAACGGGACATGGCGCGCACCGGGATCGATGGATCGCCGCACGACCAGGTCATGCGCCTCGCCGAACTGGCCGAAAGCGCCGGACTCGACGGGATCGTGTGCTCGGGTGCCGAAGTCGGCGCGGTGCACAAGCAATGGTCGGACGGCTATTTCGTCGTCCCCGGCCTGCGTCCCGGCGGCAAGGCGAGCGGAGACCAGAAGCGCGTCGTCACCCCGCGCCAGGCGCGCGACGACGGGGCCAGCGTGCTGGTGGTCGGCCGCCCGATTTCGAAGGCCGGCGACCCCGTCGCCGCCGCGCGCGAGATAGAAGCCACCCTGTGA
- the bla gene encoding subclass B1 metallo-beta-lactamase, with the protein MPKDAYRATDSAVIESTVEFGEVTLSKISDTVWMHTSSLSLPGYGPVSSNGLIVLREDEAILVDTAWTDGQTEDILRYAAVVLDRPVRTAVITHFHQDKMGGIGALHRAGIETWAHPLTNELAPTIGFEPARHAIAFGSDGFATGEAAQALGPLRVFYPGPGHTRDNITVGLPGEGFAFGGCLIKGAKSPSLGNLGDADVDYYATAARNFAEAFPDARTILMSHSAPATRKAIERTIRMAEKARR; encoded by the coding sequence ATGCCGAAGGACGCCTATCGCGCTACCGACAGCGCGGTGATCGAGAGCACGGTCGAATTCGGAGAGGTCACGCTCAGCAAGATTAGCGACACTGTGTGGATGCACACGTCGTCGCTTTCCCTGCCCGGCTACGGGCCGGTGTCGTCCAACGGTCTGATCGTTCTGCGTGAGGACGAAGCGATCCTCGTCGACACGGCCTGGACCGACGGGCAGACCGAAGACATCCTGCGCTATGCCGCCGTCGTGCTCGACAGGCCGGTGCGCACGGCCGTCATCACCCATTTCCACCAGGACAAGATGGGCGGGATCGGCGCGCTGCACCGCGCGGGCATCGAGACCTGGGCGCATCCGCTGACCAACGAACTTGCGCCCACGATCGGGTTCGAGCCGGCCAGACACGCGATCGCCTTCGGATCGGATGGCTTCGCAACCGGCGAAGCCGCACAAGCGCTCGGCCCATTACGCGTTTTCTACCCCGGCCCGGGGCACACGCGCGACAACATCACCGTGGGCCTGCCCGGCGAGGGGTTCGCGTTCGGCGGGTGCCTGATCAAGGGCGCGAAATCGCCCAGCCTCGGCAATCTCGGCGATGCGGATGTCGATTACTACGCGACCGCCGCCCGCAATTTCGCCGAGGCCTTCCCCGATGCGCGCACGATCCTGATGAGCCATTCGGCACCCGCTACCCGCAAGGCGATCGAGCGCACGATCCGCATGGCGGAAAAGGCGCGGCGCTAG